The genome window TAGCCAATATGGCCGTAACGATAGCCCATCTCCATCGGTTTTCGTAGGTGAGCCAGTAGATGCTCAGCACAACCCACAGCACGACCGAGAAATTCTGTAAAGCGGCCATGCCCCAGAACATATTTTCCCAGTGAGACAGGTTGAAGATCAGCAAGGCCGGCGGAATCGCATACGCTATTGAACGACCTTCGCGACGCAGAACGCTGATAAAAACAAGTAGCAAGCCAACTAAACTCAGATTGCCAACCGCCATCAGGTGCCGGTAATCGAGCTTACCCAACACCTTGAAATCCAGCAGTGCCACAAAACGGTCCAGAACGATCCGGTGTTCGTTGTGCTGCTTGAACAGCTGGTACACTTTCCCCGAAATGGTTTTTTCCTGATCGAAGCTGTAGAGAAACGCACGAAGCGCGTGGTCGTCCCATTTGGGTACGTTGACCGCGTAATAACTCCAGACCGCCAGGAACAGAATCACCGGAATGGCAACCCCAACACTACCCACTAGCCAACTGGTCAACCGTGCAGCGGTCGATGGCAGACGAGTTTCGGGAGCGTGCTGTAGGGTCGGCAAGTGTTTTGTTCGCTGATTGTGTATTGGCAGTGGCTGACAGAAAATGGCTTAACTAATCGTAAACGAAGCCAGTTGCCGAGCAATGTTGGCCGGGTCGAGACCCGATAGTTGCTGGTGGTATTTCTGATCACCATACAATCCGTTCGGGTAACCCTGAGCGGATAGACTAACGAAATGGCTCGGTGCCGCTCCATCGGCCAGTAGCTTCACCGACAGCTGCTGCGCCAAGCCACCGATCGACACGTGTTCTTCAACAACCAGAAGTGGCTTCCCGGCCAGGCGATGGGCCAGACTGGAAGGCAGATCGAGTGGTAAATTCGTGGCGGTGTAGACGTCGAACTCGCCCGTCAGCAGTTCGTCCTGCAAGGCCGTTAACACATTAGCTGCTACAGGGCCAAGGGCAACCACGTTTCCAATTGGAGCTTTGCTGTGGACAATGTGCTTGAATGAGCCAATCGTTTCGGCACCGTCGGGTGTTTTTGGGCCAGCGCCTAACCGAAGGTAAGCCGGACGATTTTCCGCTATGATCTGATCGAGCATCGAAGGTACTTCATCCGCAAAGGCCGGAATGTAGGTGTTCACGTTCTGGAGACTGCTCAGACAGGCCAGATCCTCGATCGCATGGTGTGTACTACCCATAATGCCGTACCCATACCCACCGCCATTACCGACCAGAAAAACCGGCATGTTGTGCAGGCAAACGTCATTACGAAACTGCTCAAGGCACCGATAGACCGCAAAAGGCGCAATGCTATAGCAGAATACTTTGTAGCCCCGGTACGCCATGCCAGCCGCCACACCGACCATGTTTTGTTCGGCGACACCCGCGTTGATGAACCGGGGACCGAGTGCTTCCACGACGTTTTCGAGGGCGTTATACCCCAGATCGCCGGTAATAAATACCACTTTGTCATCGTCACGCGCAATGCGCTCGATAGCGGCTGCAAATTCATTTCTCATTACTAATGCCTTACGAAAATGGTGTCTTTCTTTACGGTTATGTACTGGGCCGTTTCTGAAAAAAAACCATTGGTTAAATAGCCAAATCTATAGGAACGCTTTTTGCCGCTTTTCTCCAAAGCCGTCATCAAATAGCCACCATCACTGGGCAAAATCATTGTCTCCGATAAAGTTCCTTTGGCCGTTTTCGCATCGGCGATCGTACCCAGGTGGCTTGAGTCCGTTCGTACCTGTTGATACGTACCGTTTACCGTCTTCCCCTGTACCACAAAAACGTTGACCGACTGTAAGTCGTTACCTGTCTGATTCTCAACGTGTATATCCATCGTGTCCGTCCTATTCGCTTCATACGGAGCCATGCAGCTTATCATACTAATGGCCAGAAAAGCACCAACACGCAGTTTCATACGGGGTTTATTTACTTTTTCGTTGCTCAACCAGCGTACTGATCTCGGCGGCTGTTTTGTAGACCCGCTGACCCTTCCGAACCATCGTCCGAATGAATTTCGGGCGTTTTTTCGTTTCCTCGAAAATCTTGCTAATGTATTCGCCCAGGAACGAGATGCCCAACAGGTTGATACCGCCAAAGAACATCACCAGAATAATAACGGTCGATAGCCCGGCGGGTGTATCGGGGAAGAACACGAACTTCGCCAGAATCTGCCACAGGATACCAAGCACCGACAGTACCGTCAGCACAAAACCGGCATAGGTCATCAACTCCAGCGGGGCAAAGCTGAACGAGAAAATCGCTTTTTTCGCCCACCAGATATTCTTGGTCCAGTTGTTGGTCGATACGCCGAACATTCGCTCGGGACGGACATAATCGACCCCCGTTTGTTTAAAGCCGACCCAGGCCCGTAAGCCCCGCAGAAACTGTTCCGTCTCCGGTAGGCTGACCAGTTCACGAACAACCTTCCGGTCGATCATCGAAAAATCACCCGCATCGACCGGAATATTGATATAAGCCGTCTTGCGGAAGAGCCGGTAAAACTGCTTGTAGAAGAAATGAACGTGCGGAGCCATTTCGCGCTGTACACGAACGCCGTACGTCACGTCAAACCCTTGCTGCCATTTCTCGTAAAACCGGGGAATGACTTCGGGCGGGTCCTGCAAATCGCCGTCCATCAACACAACGGCATCGCCTGTCGCAATTTCCATCCCGCTCAGGAAGGCCGATTGTGACCCAAAGTTACGCGAGTGCTTGATAGCAATCACGTTCGGATCTTTGGCGCAAATGGCATCCAGCACTTCGTCGGTATTGTCGGGCGAGTTGTCGTTGACAAAAATTATTTCGTAACGCACCTTCATTTCGTTGAAGGTTTTGACCAGTCGTTCGTACATAAACGGAATGGCCTGTGCGTCTTTGTAGCAGGCAATGATGGGTGAGATGACCGGATTGAGCGTTGGTGTATTGAACGCCGGAATCACCCGACTCTCGTATTCGTGCGAAATCTGCCAGTCGGCTGTTCGGCGCAGACCGTCGCCCAGCGTTGTCGTTGCCTTCCAGCCCAGGTCCGTTTCGGCAGCTGTCGGGTCACCATACCAGTCGGCCAGGTCCCAGTTGCGGTTGTTCATGCTGCCCCAAACCGGTTCGAGCGTGAGGCCGAAGGTTTGCCGGGCCGCGTCTACAAGCTCCCGCATGGTCGTTTTCTGGCCCGTCGCGATATTGTAGGAGCGACCCCGAATTTCAGGATTCACCCGTAAGGCAGCCTGCACAAAAGCATCGACGCAGTCGTCAACGTACACGAAGTCGCGGCTGATATCGGGCGAAACGAGCGGAGGCAATTTCCCGTTTCTGACCTCTTCGATCAGGCGGGGAATGAGCCGGTCGGGTTCTTCCCAGCCACCGTAAATGGAATAGAGCCGCAGGTTGAGCGTATTCAAACCATGAACTTTGGCGTAGAAGTCGAGCGTGTAAGCCGCCGATACTTTCGACACGGCATAGTGACTGTTCGGTTCTACCGGGTCGGTTTCTTTGGGCGCGGTGCAATTAAACCCATACTCCGAACTACTGCCAGCGTGGATATAGACCATCTCCGCCGAGCAGTTTTCCAGAATATTAACCGTACCCAGCACATTGGTTTCGTAGGTAAGCCCCACGTTTTTCTGTTTGCTATACGCTCCGTATGCCGCTAGGTTGAAAATGGTTTTGGGTTTGAGTTTCCCGAAAACATCCTGAACGGAGGTGTTGGATAAAATGTCGCAGTGGACGATATTTTCGGCTGGAACATCGAGCAGCTTGAGCCGCCAGGCTTTGGTTGCGTCATGCGTAAGGGCGAACACATCTTGACGAACACGAAAGAGTTGTTCAAACAAGTTCGCGCCAATGAAGCCGCTGGCTCCGAAAACAACGATAGGGCCCTGAAGTCGGGCGATTTTTTCTGGTAGCAAAATGGGGGCAGACTGATTCATTCAGGCCGCAATATTACGGCAAAAGGGCGGATGTGTCGTACTACTAGCCGCTTTTATAGCCAACGGCAACGGAACGCATGGGTCATTTAAGCGACTTGAGCCGATAGATATCGTTCACTAACTTCCGCGTACGCCTGCTCATACTGAGCCGCTGTCATGGGCAAATAGTGCCATTCGAGCTTGTTTTCCATGTAGGATACACCCTTGCCTTTCACCGTTTTGGCGATCACGACTTTGGGTTTCCCCGTTGGCGTAGCGGTCAAGTGATCAATAGTTGTCAGGATCGATTGAATATCATGACCATCCACTTCAACCGTGTCGAAGCCCATTGCCGACCAGGTCCGACTGTCGGCAGTATCGCCCAGTACGTTAGCCGTTTGGTTAAAGCCCTGCAAACCGTTCTTATCAATTAGTACGATCAGATTATCCAGGCCGTTCTGAACCGCGAAGTGAGCGGCCTCCCAGGTTGTTCCCTCATTGGTTTCGCCGTCTGACATGAGTACGAATACCCGCGAATCATCACCGAGGAGCTTACCCGCTTGCGCAATACCCGCGCCTATTGGCAGTCCATGCCCCAGTGAGCCCGTCGCAAACGGAATGCCCTTGTGTTTGTTCGGAGCCGGGTGAGCCGGGAGGGTTGTTCCATTCTTATAAAACGTGTCGAGCACGTCGTCCGAAATTTCGCCGAGGTGGTTCAGGCAGGCGTACAGCGAGGCCGCTGCGTGTCCCTTCGAGAGTAGAAACGAGTCCTGCTGACGTTTGCGCATGACCAGGGCCGCGATCATCAGGTCTACGCAACTTAACGAACAGCCAATATGACCGGCGTGTGCCTGATTGTATAGACCCAGGATTTTCAGCCGGAGCTGTCCCTGAAGCATTTGTAAGTCCGTTCGTTCTGTTGTCGACGTCATGATTGGTTGATGCGTAAAGCGCTAATCGCCGTAGCGGTAAGTGCTGCCTTGAAAGTCAAAAATAGTAATTTTTTTATCTGAATGCCCTTTCACCAACACAATTCGGTCGCGCTCATTGGGATCTACCCGTTGGATATACTGAGCATCCTGAGGGAGATAGATGTTCACGAGCTGGGCATCGTAGAGTGATACGGGCGAGAAACTTTTGTCATTTTTCTCCGACACGATAATTCGTTTTTTATTCGGATAAAGGATCGTGTCGCCCGGTGCGTAGAGTTTCGTCAGTTGCTGGGCGGCTGACCAATACGGATTAGAAATGCGGGGTTCACCGAAAAGCGTGTATTTGGGTGATGTATCGGCGTAGATATCGCCCAGAATCCGAACGATGTGAGCGGTCTGGATCAGTAACACGGCTGCAATCGGCAGGCTGAACCACCAGCGGAGACGGGTTAGTTGAGACAGGCCCATTGCCACTAAAATACAAACGTACGGAAAGGAGAAACCCGAATAGCGTTGTGTAATGCCATACGTGTGGCCCGATCGCCAGGCCATCAGCAGCAGGAACAGTGTCGGCACAAAAGCCAGCAGAAACAGGAGGGACACGAAGCGTTTTTGCTGCGTATTGGTCTGGTCAATCACGTAGCGACCAATCAGATAGACAAACGGTATAGCGATCGACAAGACCAGCAACCGAATGGGCTCCAGTGTATAAAACGGTAGTCCCGACAGCAACAGAACCGGCACGGCCCCGTAGACCCAGACCGGCGGCATCGCTACGGAGAAGTAGCGATGAATTAGTACCGTTGAAAGTGCCCCCAACCCTAAGGCCAGCACCGCATTTCGAATACCACCCAGCGTTTGACTAAGCCCATTGGTGACAATAAATAGGTCGGAGAAAACAGGAATGGCCCGAACCGTGATGTTGGGCAGCGTTGCTGGCAGAATGATGCCAAATCCGTTGTTTCTTGGGTTCGTCAGCGCCAGATTGTGGTAAAAATTCTTCTGCTCCTCCAGAATATAGAACGTGTATTTGCCGCCCCCGTAAATGAACCAGAGCGAAACCAGTCCCAGACCGATAACGCTCGTCAGTCCCAGGGTCACCCAGGAACGGGTATTGCGCAGATAAAGCAGTGCGTAGACGCCGTGACACAAAAAGACCGTTGTGCTCAAGTAATGCGACAGCACCGACGTGACAAAGACGAGGCCATAGGCCAGATAAAGTAGAGGAAGCGATGGCGTTTTGCGGTCCGTCGGCGCAGTGGACCGAACCCGCTCCATGATCAGCAGGAAAATATGGGTGCCCAGTAACGTCAGAAAAAACGTCATGGAATAGTTGCGGGCAATGTGGCTGTACGCAACGAAAAACGGTTCGATGGTGGCAATGGCCGCGCTGACGAGAGCCAGTGAGTTGGCCGGGTCTCGATCACCGGCCAGTGGTCCGCCCGACCGGAAATGGCGTCGCACAAAGACGAAGAGGAGCCAGACAATCAGGGTGCTGAAAATCACCGACGGCATTCGTAGCGAGGTGTCACTCAACCCAAACACTTCCATCCAGAGCCACAGTACGCCATAGTAAGCCGGACTGTTACCGATATCACCCCGAATGTTAGCTTCAATAAAATCGTTGAACGTCTTGGGTTTCCAGAATTCGGCGGGGGTAAAATAGGGTTTACTGAAAACGTCCTGCTGATTGAACCCTTCCAGGCAGACGCCCTGACTGATCAGTAGTGTGGATTTTTCGTCGAAATAGATGCCGTATGTACCCACACGGTATAGACGAAGGCACAGCGCCATGACAAGCAGGGCACTCAATAAAAATAGTGTAGTACGCGACGATGGGGTAAACATTGCGGCAAAGCTAGCGCAAAATAGTAGTTCTTACAGCTTGAGAATCGTGAATTCTACCCTTCGGTTCTGTTTGCGCTTCTCTTCGGTTTCGTTACTGGCGATCGGTTTGCTGGGTCCCCAGGCTTTTGTCTGGATGCGCGACTCGCTGATCCCCTTGCTAAGCAGGTACTCTTTCACCACCCGAACGCGGTCGGCGGAGAGTTTCATGTTCGGCTCCCAGTCGCCCTGATTGTCCGTGTGTCCCTCCACCAGAATTTCCATGGCCGGGTATTGCGTCATCATCTCCGCCATGCGATCCAGTTCACTGTCGGCACCGGCCAGCAACTTGAACTGACTCTGCTCAAACAAGACCTCCCGCATGGTTATCTTCTGACCCGATTCGATCTTAACCAGCAAAAGGTTACGTTTGATGTCACGGAATCGCTTGTCCTTGCTCAGGTCGATCGTTTCCGTTGCCGGGAAGTACCCTTCTTTTATCGCTTTGAGGGTATATACTTTCTGCGTTGGTAAAATCAGTTTGTATTCGCCGGTTTCCGGGTCGTAGTCGGCCTTCGCCATTTCTTTGGCGTCGTCGAGTAACCCCGCAACGACCTCCGAGGCTACAGGCTTTCTGGTTTTCGCGTCCAGTACCTGCCCCGATATGATGGCCACCGGATCAGGCTTGATAGCCGGAAATAATTTGAGCCGAAAGATATCATCTTCCCCCATCGAGCCCGCCCGCGAGCTTAGGTAAGCGAAGTCGCCGGAAGCCGGAATCGTAAAATAACCATCCCACTCGGCAGTGTTGATCGCCGACCCCAGGTTTTCGGGTTCACTCCAGTTTCCCCACGAATCGTCGAGTCGGCGCGATACGAAAATGTCGCCATTACCGTAACCGGGATGGCCACCCGACGTAAAGTAGAGCGTCCGGTTGTCGGCCGCCAGAAAAGGAGAACTTTCGAAATCAGCACTGTTAATGACCGAACCCAGCGAAACCGGTTCCGACCAGTTTTTGTCCGCCTGTTGCAACGATACATACAGGTCGCGATTACCCCGGGTATCTTTTCGCTGTACGGCCAGAATAATCGCTTTCCCATCGGGCGAGACGCAGAATTCCAGCTGGTTTTTCTCGTGCAGATTGTAGTTGTTGGCGATTTTACACTCAACGGGCGGTGACCAGTTCTGCCGGGTCTTTGTCGATTTCGATATGCCGAAAGCCAGCCCACCATCGGGCCGATAGACATTGATGAGGTAGGCCGTACGTCCGTCGGGCGAGAGACCACTGATGGCGTTATC of Spirosoma agri contains these proteins:
- a CDS encoding transketolase family protein; translated protein: MRNEFAAAIERIARDDDKVVFITGDLGYNALENVVEALGPRFINAGVAEQNMVGVAAGMAYRGYKVFCYSIAPFAVYRCLEQFRNDVCLHNMPVFLVGNGGGYGYGIMGSTHHAIEDLACLSSLQNVNTYIPAFADEVPSMLDQIIAENRPAYLRLGAGPKTPDGAETIGSFKHIVHSKAPIGNVVALGPVAANVLTALQDELLTGEFDVYTATNLPLDLPSSLAHRLAGKPLLVVEEHVSIGGLAQQLSVKLLADGAAPSHFVSLSAQGYPNGLYGDQKYHQQLSGLDPANIARQLASFTIS
- a CDS encoding NAD-dependent epimerase/dehydratase family protein, producing MNQSAPILLPEKIARLQGPIVVFGASGFIGANLFEQLFRVRQDVFALTHDATKAWRLKLLDVPAENIVHCDILSNTSVQDVFGKLKPKTIFNLAAYGAYSKQKNVGLTYETNVLGTVNILENCSAEMVYIHAGSSSEYGFNCTAPKETDPVEPNSHYAVSKVSAAYTLDFYAKVHGLNTLNLRLYSIYGGWEEPDRLIPRLIEEVRNGKLPPLVSPDISRDFVYVDDCVDAFVQAALRVNPEIRGRSYNIATGQKTTMRELVDAARQTFGLTLEPVWGSMNNRNWDLADWYGDPTAAETDLGWKATTTLGDGLRRTADWQISHEYESRVIPAFNTPTLNPVISPIIACYKDAQAIPFMYERLVKTFNEMKVRYEIIFVNDNSPDNTDEVLDAICAKDPNVIAIKHSRNFGSQSAFLSGMEIATGDAVVLMDGDLQDPPEVIPRFYEKWQQGFDVTYGVRVQREMAPHVHFFYKQFYRLFRKTAYINIPVDAGDFSMIDRKVVRELVSLPETEQFLRGLRAWVGFKQTGVDYVRPERMFGVSTNNWTKNIWWAKKAIFSFSFAPLELMTYAGFVLTVLSVLGILWQILAKFVFFPDTPAGLSTVIILVMFFGGINLLGISFLGEYISKIFEETKKRPKFIRTMVRKGQRVYKTAAEISTLVEQRKSK
- a CDS encoding transketolase gives rise to the protein MTSTTERTDLQMLQGQLRLKILGLYNQAHAGHIGCSLSCVDLMIAALVMRKRQQDSFLLSKGHAAASLYACLNHLGEISDDVLDTFYKNGTTLPAHPAPNKHKGIPFATGSLGHGLPIGAGIAQAGKLLGDDSRVFVLMSDGETNEGTTWEAAHFAVQNGLDNLIVLIDKNGLQGFNQTANVLGDTADSRTWSAMGFDTVEVDGHDIQSILTTIDHLTATPTGKPKVVIAKTVKGKGVSYMENKLEWHYLPMTAAQYEQAYAEVSERYLSAQVA
- a CDS encoding glycosyltransferase family 39 protein; this translates as MFTPSSRTTLFLLSALLVMALCLRLYRVGTYGIYFDEKSTLLISQGVCLEGFNQQDVFSKPYFTPAEFWKPKTFNDFIEANIRGDIGNSPAYYGVLWLWMEVFGLSDTSLRMPSVIFSTLIVWLLFVFVRRHFRSGGPLAGDRDPANSLALVSAAIATIEPFFVAYSHIARNYSMTFFLTLLGTHIFLLIMERVRSTAPTDRKTPSLPLLYLAYGLVFVTSVLSHYLSTTVFLCHGVYALLYLRNTRSWVTLGLTSVIGLGLVSLWFIYGGGKYTFYILEEQKNFYHNLALTNPRNNGFGIILPATLPNITVRAIPVFSDLFIVTNGLSQTLGGIRNAVLALGLGALSTVLIHRYFSVAMPPVWVYGAVPVLLLSGLPFYTLEPIRLLVLSIAIPFVYLIGRYVIDQTNTQQKRFVSLLFLLAFVPTLFLLLMAWRSGHTYGITQRYSGFSFPYVCILVAMGLSQLTRLRWWFSLPIAAVLLIQTAHIVRILGDIYADTSPKYTLFGEPRISNPYWSAAQQLTKLYAPGDTILYPNKKRIIVSEKNDKSFSPVSLYDAQLVNIYLPQDAQYIQRVDPNERDRIVLVKGHSDKKITIFDFQGSTYRYGD
- a CDS encoding OmpA family protein, whose protein sequence is MRVWSILSGLLAVMVSGVGLAQPTSSRSAETQRPTSSQAESQRQASGQVLWASRVIGFSSEKKGEPTGDQYKASQALGKPNKLPQLGESPAAWAPKGADGAADEWIQVGFDKSIAIRQLVIGENVNPGAIVQVLIIDSHKKEHQVYRNEKPGPRQDPLLRIILNDSTIVGDQVKVVLNGAAVPGLNQIDAIAISEDARPIPFEINVSKATPKEIVKENLGKNVNSPGQEVAPVIAPDGRTLYFTRNFNKANLGGADRQDVWFSTLESGSTGNPAGWSEAVNIGPPINNTGDNAISGLSPDGRTAYLINVYRPDGGLAFGISKSTKTRQNWSPPVECKIANNYNLHEKNQLEFCVSPDGKAIILAVQRKDTRGNRDLYVSLQQADKNWSEPVSLGSVINSADFESSPFLAADNRTLYFTSGGHPGYGNGDIFVSRRLDDSWGNWSEPENLGSAINTAEWDGYFTIPASGDFAYLSSRAGSMGEDDIFRLKLFPAIKPDPVAIISGQVLDAKTRKPVASEVVAGLLDDAKEMAKADYDPETGEYKLILPTQKVYTLKAIKEGYFPATETIDLSKDKRFRDIKRNLLLVKIESGQKITMREVLFEQSQFKLLAGADSELDRMAEMMTQYPAMEILVEGHTDNQGDWEPNMKLSADRVRVVKEYLLSKGISESRIQTKAWGPSKPIASNETEEKRKQNRRVEFTILKL